In Qingshengfaniella alkalisoli, a single window of DNA contains:
- a CDS encoding phosphoenolpyruvate hydrolase family protein, translating into MQKRREARSVGKNGQSVPVVVATWSKLSQAGPCRIYCPCLKGLPAELAAHLAILPIHDANGVLLRELPRETEHLAPEFAAVCLSDPFRRAEMLFAAIRAAGIRGIVNFPSVTTLFGSDRDDNLRKLYRRELDHLDLAKTMGFEVLRIGVDVANGDFPVNQLEFLLD; encoded by the coding sequence ATGCAGAAAAGGCGGGAGGCACGTTCGGTGGGTAAAAATGGGCAATCGGTTCCCGTTGTGGTGGCGACTTGGTCGAAGCTGTCCCAAGCGGGCCCGTGCAGGATCTACTGTCCGTGCCTTAAGGGGCTTCCGGCCGAATTGGCTGCCCATCTTGCGATATTGCCCATTCATGACGCTAACGGTGTTCTATTGCGAGAGCTGCCCCGGGAGACGGAACATCTCGCGCCGGAGTTCGCAGCGGTATGCCTCTCAGATCCGTTCAGAAGAGCCGAAATGCTGTTCGCGGCGATACGGGCGGCGGGAATCCGAGGTATCGTGAACTTTCCAAGCGTCACAACACTGTTCGGCTCTGACAGGGATGACAACTTGCGCAAGCTATATAGGCGCGAACTTGACCATCTTGATCTGGCGAAGACCATGGGCTTTGAGGTTCTGCGTATCGGAGTGGATGTTGCGAACGGCGATTTTCCCGTGAATCAACTGGAGTTTCTGTTGGACTAG
- a CDS encoding ABC transporter ATP-binding protein, translated as MTDPSLARFDGVGAGYGNRLIFRDLDLDLPAGKIVALCGPNGSGKSTALRLIRRLMPSQNGVLTVDGRSLSDWSGRDLARAVAMLSQSPDAPGDMRVADLVMLGRYAHRKPLSGPSTTDKTACERAIHAAAIEDLADTPIDSLSGGQRQRAWIAMVLAQEAGIILLDEPTNHLDIAHALEVLELLRKLNQQEQRSVVVVLHDLNLAARYADHIVLFESGRIAAQGDVTSVMREDVLSQVFGIDCQIITLPGATHPLVVPYPRAMTKASLVAE; from the coding sequence ATGACCGACCCATCCCTTGCCCGTTTCGACGGTGTTGGCGCGGGCTATGGCAACAGGCTGATCTTCCGCGATCTGGATCTGGACCTGCCGGCCGGAAAGATCGTCGCACTGTGCGGCCCCAACGGCAGTGGCAAGTCGACGGCACTACGTCTGATCCGACGTCTGATGCCTTCGCAAAACGGGGTTCTGACAGTCGATGGGCGTTCGCTATCCGACTGGAGTGGGCGTGATCTGGCTCGCGCAGTCGCCATGCTGTCGCAATCTCCGGACGCGCCGGGTGATATGCGCGTGGCTGATCTGGTAATGCTTGGCCGATACGCGCATCGGAAGCCGCTTTCGGGACCATCCACCACGGACAAAACCGCCTGCGAACGCGCGATCCATGCTGCGGCAATCGAAGACCTTGCCGATACCCCTATAGACAGCTTGTCTGGCGGTCAGCGCCAGCGCGCCTGGATCGCGATGGTGCTGGCACAAGAGGCCGGGATCATCTTGCTGGACGAACCGACCAACCATCTCGACATCGCGCACGCGCTGGAGGTTCTGGAGCTGTTGCGAAAGCTGAACCAGCAAGAGCAACGCAGCGTCGTGGTCGTGCTGCATGATCTGAACCTTGCCGCGCGCTACGCCGACCATATCGTTCTGTTCGAGAGTGGCCGGATCGCGGCCCAAGGCGATGTGACATCTGTCATGCGCGAAGACGTGCTGTCGCAGGTCTTCGGGATCGACTGCCAGATCATCACCCTGCCCGGTGCAACGCATCCTCTGGTCGTTCCCTACCCGCGCGCCATGACGAAAGCTTCGCTGGTTGCGGAGTAA
- a CDS encoding FecCD family ABC transporter permease produces the protein MTNVLTNNQPARRTDTFPLAALAALLSVLIVLGIGIGSSFMPPDRVLAALLRQSDGPDQVIVWTLRLPRVALAALAGACLALAGTILQRVTRNPLAAPSILGITDGAAVGVVAFLWTFSDESNNLTVSVHWLPLAAVTGAAVFTVIVATLTFADSRSDPTRLILYGVAIGALAKAAVTIMMILGPVYRASQALTWLTGSVGAAHWTDVWTVASVLALSVPLLWLAVLPLTQLQLDPDSARSTGLSLGRSQTSLIGLAVLLTAAAVAFVGAIGFVGLIAPHLARRIIAGRGAPFLIASATLGACLVLAADIIARIAIPPLELPAGALTALFGAPLFLYLLLLRRRPA, from the coding sequence ATGACAAACGTTCTGACCAACAACCAGCCAGCCCGCAGAACGGATACGTTTCCCTTGGCGGCTCTCGCCGCCTTGCTAAGCGTCCTGATCGTGCTGGGCATCGGTATCGGGTCGAGTTTCATGCCACCTGACCGCGTACTGGCGGCATTGCTCAGGCAATCTGACGGGCCGGATCAGGTCATCGTCTGGACGCTACGCCTGCCGCGCGTCGCCCTTGCCGCATTGGCTGGCGCTTGTCTGGCGCTGGCAGGCACGATCTTGCAGCGCGTGACCCGTAACCCGCTGGCTGCGCCATCTATTCTTGGGATTACGGACGGGGCTGCGGTGGGTGTAGTCGCGTTCCTGTGGACGTTCTCGGATGAATCGAACAACCTGACCGTATCCGTGCATTGGCTACCCCTTGCCGCCGTAACCGGTGCCGCCGTGTTCACCGTGATCGTCGCCACGCTGACTTTTGCAGACAGCCGAAGCGACCCGACGCGGCTTATCCTCTATGGTGTTGCGATTGGTGCGCTGGCCAAAGCTGCCGTGACTATCATGATGATACTCGGCCCCGTCTATCGCGCATCGCAAGCGTTGACTTGGCTGACAGGCTCTGTTGGCGCGGCCCATTGGACGGATGTCTGGACCGTTGCGAGCGTGCTGGCCCTGTCCGTCCCGCTTCTGTGGCTCGCAGTGTTGCCCCTGACTCAGCTTCAACTTGATCCTGACAGCGCACGGTCCACCGGCTTGAGCCTTGGCCGGTCCCAGACGTCGCTGATCGGCCTGGCTGTGTTGCTGACCGCAGCCGCCGTGGCCTTTGTCGGAGCCATCGGATTCGTCGGCCTGATCGCCCCGCATCTTGCGCGCCGGATCATCGCCGGGCGGGGCGCACCGTTCCTGATCGCGTCCGCGACACTCGGCGCGTGCCTCGTGCTGGCCGCCGACATCATCGCGCGGATCGCCATACCACCGCTGGAATTGCCCGCTGGTGCACTCACTGCCCTGTTCGGAGCGCCGCTGTTTCTTTACCTGCTTCTTCTGCGACGGAGACCCGCATGA
- a CDS encoding FecCD family ABC transporter permease: MTFLRIICIIACLLACAMVLSLHAGLRLYSPDQVWQALQGGQTPEDLIIRTLRVPRTLIGACVGAMLGLSGLLMQGATRNPLAEPGLLGVNSGAALAVVILMVTVGVTGLSGIAAAAGVGALLTVIAVFLMTSLGGRGMDPTTVLLTGVTFAAMFGAITNLLLLVDEAAMETLLFWLAGGFADRSLFLLWLGVPVLVTGTASALALSTALDVLRTDDASAAAVGVPVLRIRLASLALAALLAAAAVAMAGPIAFLGLVAPHIARRLCADATEHRKLIILSLLTGALLAVTADIVARIIVAPGEAPITTVLAVVGVPALISLLRRSRVVTA; this comes from the coding sequence ATGACGTTCCTTCGTATCATCTGTATAATCGCTTGCCTGCTGGCCTGTGCAATGGTTCTGAGCCTGCATGCAGGGCTTCGTCTCTATTCCCCTGATCAGGTCTGGCAGGCCTTGCAGGGCGGGCAGACCCCCGAGGACCTGATCATCCGCACCCTACGCGTTCCCCGCACCCTGATTGGTGCTTGCGTCGGCGCAATGCTGGGATTGTCCGGTCTTCTGATGCAAGGTGCTACGCGTAACCCGCTGGCGGAACCCGGCTTGCTTGGCGTCAATTCCGGTGCTGCACTGGCGGTCGTCATCCTAATGGTGACCGTAGGCGTAACGGGGCTGAGCGGCATCGCCGCAGCTGCGGGTGTCGGAGCATTGCTGACGGTGATCGCCGTGTTTCTGATGACATCGCTGGGGGGGCGGGGCATGGACCCGACAACCGTACTACTGACGGGCGTAACCTTCGCCGCGATGTTTGGTGCCATCACCAACCTGCTACTGCTGGTCGACGAGGCGGCGATGGAAACATTGCTGTTCTGGCTGGCGGGCGGATTCGCGGATCGCAGCCTGTTCTTGCTATGGCTCGGTGTGCCCGTGCTGGTCACCGGAACCGCATCAGCTTTGGCCCTGTCCACTGCCCTTGATGTCTTGCGCACCGATGACGCCAGCGCCGCCGCCGTTGGTGTGCCCGTCCTGCGCATCCGCCTGGCATCGCTGGCCTTGGCGGCCCTGCTAGCGGCGGCGGCGGTTGCCATGGCCGGGCCGATAGCCTTCCTTGGCCTTGTCGCACCCCACATCGCGCGGCGGCTTTGCGCGGACGCCACCGAGCATCGCAAACTGATCATTCTCAGCCTGCTGACGGGCGCGCTTCTGGCCGTAACCGCCGACATCGTCGCACGGATCATCGTTGCCCCCGGCGAAGCCCCTATCACGACCGTTCTGGCGGTCGTGGGCGTTCCCGCGCTGATCTCGCTGTTGCGCCGTTCGCGCGTGGTTACCGCATGA
- a CDS encoding ABC transporter substrate-binding protein produces the protein MRTVIAFTLGLTFAAAAQANDIEHAMGITTAPDAPLRIITLTNESTEAVLALGVTPVGAVRSWYGDPWYPHLGDMMDAVQDVGTELAVNVELVAGLEPDLIIGSKKRDEEIYPQLSAIAPTVVSLDNRDWQANLGLFASALGRDEQADDLLASYSAEIETLRAALADHANDTVSVVRFVPGQIYLYQQDSFSGLVLDDLGFNRPSPQDQDGLAMAVGSESIPDMDADRLFYLTYDTGDGKGEALEAETLANPLWTGLPVVADGRAHRVDDGVWATAGGIFAARELVGDIAVIYGIDR, from the coding sequence ATGCGGACTGTGATTGCTTTCACCCTTGGACTGACATTCGCCGCCGCTGCGCAGGCGAATGATATTGAACACGCGATGGGAATCACAACGGCTCCGGACGCCCCGTTGCGCATCATCACCTTGACCAATGAAAGCACCGAGGCGGTGCTGGCGCTTGGCGTGACGCCCGTCGGGGCGGTTCGTTCGTGGTATGGCGATCCGTGGTATCCTCATTTGGGTGACATGATGGATGCCGTTCAGGACGTTGGCACGGAACTGGCCGTGAACGTCGAACTGGTTGCCGGGTTGGAGCCCGATCTCATCATCGGATCAAAGAAGCGGGATGAAGAAATCTATCCCCAACTCTCGGCGATTGCCCCAACGGTAGTGTCCCTGGACAATCGTGACTGGCAGGCCAATCTGGGATTGTTTGCCTCCGCGCTCGGTCGAGACGAACAAGCCGATGATCTGCTCGCCAGTTACTCGGCCGAGATAGAGACATTGCGCGCCGCACTAGCCGATCACGCCAATGACACCGTGTCGGTTGTGCGCTTCGTTCCCGGTCAGATCTACCTGTATCAGCAAGACAGCTTTTCCGGACTGGTGCTGGATGATCTGGGCTTCAACCGCCCGTCGCCGCAAGATCAGGATGGGCTCGCCATGGCTGTGGGCAGCGAAAGCATTCCCGACATGGATGCCGACCGGTTGTTCTATCTGACATATGACACGGGCGATGGGAAAGGTGAGGCGCTGGAAGCCGAAACCCTCGCCAATCCGCTGTGGACGGGGCTGCCCGTGGTGGCTGACGGGCGCGCCCACCGCGTGGATGACGGGGTCTGGGCCACTGCCGGCGGAATATTCGCGGCACGTGAGCTAGTTGGCGACATCGCGGTCATCTACGGGATTGACCGCTAG